One window of Stenotrophomonas indicatrix genomic DNA carries:
- the ybeY gene encoding rRNA maturation RNase YbeY: protein MTRGPVRLDVAVNYALPRAGLPSAVSFRKWVAAALKGRIREADLAIRVVDSKEGQSLNRHYRGKDYATNVLSFPADVPEGLPKGVKFPLLGDLVICAPVVAREAEEQGKVLNAHYAHLTVHGVLHLLGWDHEDDKEAEAMEQLEREILAELGIDDPYAGER, encoded by the coding sequence ATGACCCGTGGTCCCGTACGACTGGATGTCGCCGTCAACTATGCCCTGCCCCGTGCCGGCCTGCCCTCGGCCGTCAGCTTCCGCAAGTGGGTGGCGGCGGCGCTGAAGGGCCGGATCCGCGAGGCGGACCTGGCCATCCGCGTGGTCGACAGCAAGGAAGGGCAGTCGTTGAACCGGCACTACCGGGGCAAGGACTACGCCACCAACGTGCTGAGCTTCCCGGCCGACGTGCCGGAGGGCCTGCCCAAGGGCGTCAAGTTCCCGCTGCTGGGCGACCTGGTGATCTGCGCACCGGTGGTGGCGCGTGAAGCCGAGGAGCAGGGCAAAGTGCTCAACGCCCACTACGCGCACCTGACCGTGCACGGCGTGCTGCACCTGCTCGGCTGGGACCACGAGGACGACAAGGAAGCCGAGGCGATGGAACAGCTGGAGCGCGAGATCCTGGCCGAGCTCGGCATCGACGATCCCTACGCCGGCGAGCGCTGA
- a CDS encoding DUF4105 domain-containing protein, translating into MKHRGLILTLWLALCLLATALPLAAFAQAAAPTVSTTTDAPAPRVGVVTMQPGTVFFERFGHDAIVVLDPVSGEAISYNFGYFDPSEQDFIGRFVRGDMMYYLVALPLQQDLSYYDETGRGASVQWLDITPEQARSLAADLAERAKPENARYHYDYYTANCATMVRDTLDKALGGGLHSQLSGRSRGNTYRSESVRLASPAPWMWLGFDIGLGPFADQPLSRWQEAFVPMRLADALRQARNSDGRPLVQSEQELLPHRIDPEPKEFARRWWPWLLCGLVIAAGVLALRNRPRLLAGLALPLWLLCTIAGGLLVFLWGFSTHYAAWANRNLLLLSPLCLLLLPGAISLLRRRVPGRMFRIVLWLVAVQAVAALVLHWLSLQAQYNVQWIVLLLPVHAALAWVLGHRPHLSETQH; encoded by the coding sequence TTGAAACACCGTGGCCTGATCCTGACCCTGTGGCTGGCGTTGTGCCTGCTGGCCACTGCCCTGCCACTGGCTGCGTTCGCGCAGGCAGCGGCGCCGACCGTTTCGACGACCACCGATGCCCCTGCCCCGCGTGTCGGCGTGGTCACCATGCAGCCGGGCACCGTGTTCTTCGAGCGCTTCGGCCACGATGCCATCGTCGTGCTGGACCCGGTGAGCGGCGAGGCGATCTCGTACAACTTCGGCTACTTCGATCCGTCCGAACAGGATTTCATCGGCCGCTTCGTACGTGGCGACATGATGTATTACCTGGTGGCCCTGCCACTGCAGCAGGACCTGTCGTACTACGACGAGACCGGCCGCGGTGCCAGCGTACAGTGGCTGGATATCACCCCTGAGCAGGCACGCTCGCTGGCCGCCGACCTGGCCGAACGGGCCAAGCCGGAAAACGCGCGCTACCACTACGATTACTACACCGCCAACTGCGCGACGATGGTGCGCGACACGCTGGACAAGGCACTGGGCGGCGGGTTGCATTCACAGCTGTCGGGCCGCTCACGCGGCAACACCTATCGCAGCGAGTCGGTTCGCCTGGCGTCGCCGGCCCCGTGGATGTGGCTGGGCTTCGATATCGGCCTGGGCCCGTTTGCCGACCAGCCGCTGTCGCGCTGGCAGGAAGCCTTCGTGCCGATGCGCCTGGCCGATGCCCTGCGGCAAGCCCGCAACAGCGACGGCCGCCCGCTGGTGCAGTCCGAGCAGGAACTGCTGCCGCACCGCATCGACCCCGAGCCGAAGGAGTTCGCGCGCCGCTGGTGGCCGTGGCTGCTGTGCGGCCTGGTGATTGCGGCGGGCGTGCTGGCGCTGCGCAACCGTCCGCGCCTGCTGGCTGGCCTGGCCTTGCCGCTGTGGCTGCTGTGCACGATCGCCGGTGGCCTGCTGGTATTCCTGTGGGGCTTCAGCACGCACTACGCCGCCTGGGCCAACCGCAACCTGCTGCTGCTTTCGCCGCTGTGCCTGCTGTTGCTGCCGGGGGCGATCAGCCTGCTGCGGCGGCGCGTGCCCGGCCGCATGTTCAGGATCGTACTGTGGCTGGTGGCGGTACAGGCCGTGGCCGCCCTGGTGCTGCATTGGCTGAGCCTGCAGGCGCAGTACAACGTGCAGTGGATCGTGCTGCTGCTGCCGGTCCACGCAGCGCTGGCCTGGGTGCTGGGGCACCGTCCTCACTTGTCGGAAACGCAGCACTGA
- a CDS encoding PhoH family protein, translating to MKSIEHRDFTLSPEDNAQLANLCGPFDGHLRQIELKLGVEIANRGFVFRISGPTEASAEAQKLIEALYDEAAETTFDSHGIHLRLNAANIEQIADRSYEAQDVAIKVKRGTVRGRGSNQSRYLHQIVSHDINFGIGPAGTGKTFLAVASAVEALNESRVQRLILVRPAVEAGEKLGFLPGDLSQKVDPYLRPLYDALYEMLGVEKVLKLLEKNVIEIAPLAYMRGRTLNDAFVILDEAQNTTIEQMKMFLTRLGFGSTAVVTGDLTQTDLPKHVKSGLRDAIDVLRDVDGVSFTFFEARDVVRHPLVARIVSAYDRRDLHEIQPGATP from the coding sequence ATGAAAAGCATCGAGCATCGAGACTTCACCCTGTCGCCGGAAGACAACGCGCAGCTGGCCAACCTGTGCGGTCCGTTCGACGGCCACCTTCGCCAGATCGAACTGAAGCTTGGCGTGGAAATCGCCAACCGTGGCTTCGTGTTCCGCATCAGCGGGCCGACCGAGGCCAGCGCCGAGGCACAGAAGCTGATCGAGGCGCTGTATGACGAAGCCGCCGAGACCACCTTCGACAGCCACGGCATCCACCTGCGCCTGAACGCGGCAAACATCGAACAGATCGCCGACCGCTCCTACGAAGCGCAGGACGTGGCGATCAAGGTCAAGCGCGGTACCGTGCGCGGGCGTGGTTCCAACCAGAGCCGCTACCTGCACCAGATCGTCAGCCACGACATCAACTTCGGCATCGGCCCGGCCGGTACCGGCAAGACCTTCCTGGCCGTGGCCAGCGCGGTGGAAGCACTGAACGAATCGCGCGTGCAGCGCCTGATCCTGGTGCGTCCGGCGGTCGAAGCCGGCGAGAAGCTGGGCTTCCTGCCCGGCGACCTGAGCCAGAAGGTCGACCCGTACCTGCGACCACTGTACGACGCCCTGTATGAGATGCTGGGTGTGGAAAAGGTGCTCAAGCTGCTGGAAAAGAACGTCATCGAGATCGCGCCGCTGGCCTATATGCGCGGCCGCACGCTGAACGATGCGTTCGTGATCCTGGACGAAGCGCAGAACACCACCATCGAACAGATGAAGATGTTCCTGACCCGCCTGGGCTTCGGCTCCACTGCGGTGGTCACCGGTGACCTGACCCAGACCGACCTGCCCAAGCACGTGAAATCCGGCCTGCGTGATGCGATCGACGTGCTGCGCGACGTGGACGGTGTCAGCTTCACCTTCTTCGAAGCCCGCGACGTGGTCCGCCACCCGCTGGTGGCGCGCATCGTCAGTGCCTACGACCGCCGCGACCTGCATGAGATCCAACCTGGAGCGACTCCATGA
- a CDS encoding ABC transporter permease, whose translation MSMRRLWAIMLKELRQLRRDRITLAMIVGIPVMQLLLFGYAINLNLRHLDAGIADQANSAASRALVQDMVATGVITPRAQAYTPDQLMEALRRGRISVGIVIPADFERRRYEGREAVQVLVDGSDTVVQSAAIQLAQVPLDTRPSSNTRPLREGSIASGQVSVISFYNPQRRSAVNIVPGLIGVILTMTLVMFTAVAVVRERERGNMELLIATPVSRSELMVGKVLPYAAIGLLQTTLVLLLGTWLFEVPIRGSLVDVYLAAVLLVLANLALGLLISTRARSQFQAMQMTLFLFLPSILLSGFMFPFAGMPRPVQWLAEVLPLTHFLRLVRGIMLRGASLWELWPDALALLVFIVAMMTLAILRFRKRLD comes from the coding sequence ATGAGCATGCGACGGCTATGGGCGATCATGCTCAAGGAACTGCGGCAACTGCGCCGTGACCGCATCACCCTGGCGATGATCGTCGGCATCCCGGTGATGCAGTTGCTGCTGTTCGGCTATGCGATCAACCTCAACCTGCGGCATCTGGATGCCGGTATCGCCGATCAGGCCAATAGTGCGGCTTCGCGCGCGCTGGTGCAGGACATGGTCGCCACCGGCGTGATCACGCCGCGCGCGCAGGCCTATACGCCCGATCAGCTGATGGAGGCGTTGCGACGGGGCCGGATCAGCGTGGGCATCGTCATTCCCGCCGACTTCGAACGACGCCGCTACGAAGGCCGCGAAGCAGTGCAGGTGCTGGTCGACGGCAGCGACACAGTGGTGCAGAGTGCGGCGATCCAGCTTGCACAGGTACCGCTGGACACGCGCCCGTCCAGCAACACACGGCCGCTGCGCGAAGGCAGCATCGCCAGCGGGCAGGTAAGCGTCATCAGTTTCTACAACCCGCAACGGCGCTCAGCGGTGAACATCGTGCCCGGCCTGATCGGAGTGATCCTGACCATGACCCTGGTGATGTTCACCGCAGTGGCGGTGGTGCGCGAACGCGAGCGCGGCAACATGGAACTGCTGATCGCCACGCCGGTATCGCGCAGCGAACTGATGGTCGGCAAGGTGTTGCCCTATGCGGCGATCGGTCTACTGCAGACCACGCTGGTACTGCTGCTGGGAACCTGGTTGTTCGAGGTTCCGATTCGCGGCAGCCTGGTTGATGTCTATCTGGCCGCGGTGCTGCTGGTGCTGGCCAATCTGGCGCTGGGCCTGTTGATTTCCACGCGCGCGCGGTCGCAGTTCCAGGCCATGCAGATGACCCTGTTCCTGTTCCTGCCGTCGATCCTGTTGTCAGGTTTCATGTTCCCGTTCGCCGGCATGCCCAGGCCAGTGCAGTGGCTGGCGGAAGTACTGCCGCTCACCCATTTCCTGCGCCTGGTGCGCGGCATCATGCTGCGCGGGGCCTCGCTGTGGGAGCTGTGGCCGGACGCACTGGCACTGCTGGTGTTCATCGTGGCGATGATGACCCTGGCCATCCTGCGCTTCCGCAAGCGGCTGGATTGA
- a CDS encoding NAD-dependent succinate-semialdehyde dehydrogenase translates to MTVEIINPATGQVTYRHELMDAAAIEKRLQAAADAFPRWAERSLQERGAILKQIAGQLRARRDDLQQAMTSEMGKLKAEALAEVEKCASTCEFYADHAADYLKPQLIDTEAQRSYVRYEPIGCVFAVMPWNFPIWQVFRFLAPAFMAGNVALLKHASNVPQCADLILAVCRDGGLPDGVFDVLHIDNDQAAEVLRDARVKAVTLTGSERAGRSIASNAGSQLKKSVMELGGSDAFVVLDDADLDKAVAAAVKSRFDNSGQTCIAAKRFIVVEAVADEFTRRFVEAAGERQYGDPNERGTTLAPMARADLRDELHKQVQASVAKGARVLIGGEPVAGSHAGYPASVLDQVGPGMPAYDEELFGPVAAVIRVKDEAEALRVANDTRFGLGGSVWTRDPVRGESFAQRMECGAAFVNAIVKSDARLPFGGSKESGFGRELADHGIHEFMNIKTIYVA, encoded by the coding sequence ATGACCGTCGAGATCATCAACCCGGCCACCGGCCAGGTGACCTACCGCCATGAGCTGATGGACGCCGCTGCCATCGAGAAGCGCCTGCAGGCGGCGGCCGATGCATTCCCGCGCTGGGCCGAGCGCTCTCTGCAGGAACGTGGGGCGATCCTCAAGCAGATCGCTGGCCAGCTGCGTGCGCGCCGCGACGACCTGCAGCAGGCCATGACCAGCGAAATGGGCAAGCTGAAGGCCGAAGCTCTGGCCGAGGTGGAAAAGTGCGCGAGCACCTGTGAGTTCTATGCCGACCACGCAGCCGACTACCTGAAGCCGCAACTGATCGATACCGAGGCGCAGCGCAGCTACGTGCGCTATGAGCCGATCGGCTGCGTGTTCGCGGTGATGCCGTGGAATTTCCCGATCTGGCAGGTGTTCCGCTTCCTTGCTCCGGCGTTCATGGCCGGCAACGTGGCGCTGCTCAAGCACGCCAGCAACGTGCCGCAGTGCGCGGACCTGATCCTGGCGGTATGCCGCGATGGCGGCCTGCCTGACGGCGTGTTCGACGTGCTGCACATTGACAACGACCAGGCCGCCGAGGTGCTGCGCGACGCACGGGTGAAAGCGGTGACCCTGACCGGCAGCGAGCGGGCAGGGCGTTCGATCGCGTCCAACGCAGGCAGCCAGTTGAAGAAGTCGGTGATGGAGCTCGGCGGCAGCGACGCCTTCGTGGTGCTCGATGATGCCGACCTGGACAAGGCAGTTGCCGCTGCGGTGAAGTCGCGCTTCGACAACAGTGGCCAGACCTGCATTGCCGCCAAGCGGTTCATCGTGGTCGAAGCGGTGGCCGATGAATTCACCCGGCGCTTCGTCGAAGCCGCAGGCGAGCGCCAGTACGGCGACCCGAACGAGCGCGGCACCACGCTGGCGCCGATGGCCCGTGCCGACCTGCGCGACGAACTGCACAAGCAGGTGCAGGCCAGCGTTGCCAAAGGCGCACGCGTGTTGATCGGCGGCGAACCGGTTGCTGGCAGCCACGCCGGCTATCCGGCCAGCGTGCTCGACCAGGTGGGGCCGGGCATGCCGGCCTACGACGAAGAACTGTTCGGGCCGGTCGCCGCGGTCATCCGGGTCAAGGACGAGGCTGAGGCACTGCGCGTGGCCAACGACACCCGCTTCGGTCTCGGCGGCAGCGTGTGGACGCGTGACCCGGTGCGCGGTGAGTCCTTCGCCCAGCGCATGGAATGCGGCGCGGCGTTCGTCAACGCCATCGTCAAGAGCGACGCGCGGTTGCCGTTCGGTGGCAGCAAGGAATCAGGTTTCGGCCGCGAACTGGCCGACCACGGCATCCATGAGTTCATGAACATCAAGACCATCTACGTGGCTTGA
- a CDS encoding ATP-binding cassette domain-containing protein encodes MRARGLSRRFGDLLAVDNVDLQVPRGQVYGFLGPNGSGKSTTIRMLCGLLEPSAGEIEVLGLEIPVQAEALRRRIGYMTQRFSLYEDLSVRENLEFLAAIQDLPRVQARQRVDALLQQYRLQDRQVQLAGTLSGGQKQRLALAGAVIHAPELLFLDEPTSAVDPESRRDFWEALFELADAGTTVLVSTHYMDEAERCHRLAILDRGALVADGTPAELCAQLQGRTLKVTASQPRQASRALAALPGVLSVAQIGTELRVLCGEDAADTSVLAQALAAADRQARIEPVAPNLEDVFVAATRGRGREPAA; translated from the coding sequence GTGCGCGCGCGGGGCCTGAGCCGCCGCTTCGGCGATCTGCTGGCGGTGGACAACGTCGACCTGCAGGTGCCGCGTGGCCAGGTATACGGCTTCCTCGGCCCGAACGGCTCGGGCAAGTCGACCACCATCCGCATGCTGTGCGGACTGCTTGAACCGAGCGCGGGCGAGATCGAAGTGCTGGGCCTGGAGATCCCGGTGCAGGCCGAAGCGTTGCGCCGTCGCATCGGCTACATGACCCAGCGCTTTTCGTTGTACGAAGACCTGTCGGTGCGGGAGAACCTGGAATTCCTGGCTGCCATCCAGGACCTACCGCGGGTGCAGGCGCGGCAGCGGGTCGATGCGCTGCTGCAGCAGTACCGCCTGCAGGACCGCCAGGTGCAGTTGGCAGGCACCCTCAGCGGCGGGCAGAAGCAGCGGCTGGCGCTGGCCGGTGCGGTGATCCATGCGCCGGAACTGCTGTTCCTGGATGAGCCCACCAGTGCGGTCGATCCTGAGTCGCGGCGCGATTTCTGGGAGGCGCTGTTCGAACTCGCCGATGCCGGCACTACGGTGCTGGTGTCCACCCACTACATGGACGAGGCCGAACGCTGCCACCGGCTGGCGATCCTCGATCGCGGTGCCCTGGTGGCCGATGGCACGCCGGCCGAGCTGTGCGCGCAGCTGCAGGGTCGTACGCTGAAAGTCACCGCCTCGCAGCCCCGGCAGGCCAGCCGCGCGCTGGCGGCGTTGCCGGGTGTGCTCAGCGTGGCCCAGATCGGCACCGAACTGCGCGTGCTGTGCGGCGAGGACGCGGCCGATACCAGCGTGCTGGCGCAGGCACTTGCCGCCGCTGATCGACAGGCCAGGATCGAACCGGTGGCGCCCAACCTGGAAGACGTATTCGTTGCCGCCACCCGTGGCCGTGGTCGGGAGCCTGCTGCATGA
- a CDS encoding magnesium and cobalt transport protein CorA — MAGMSLPASLPAPAAASAAANPTCVINCVHYDDDGKRHDISLDAISDVIASNNGFVWVGLYDPNEDVLLKLQEEFCLHDLAVEDARNAHQRPKVEAYGNSLFVVVTTAQMVDERIQYGETHAFLGPRFLVTVRHGASLSYAPVRARVEREPQLLKMGPSYCLYAVADFVVDNYLPITNRFRDTLELLEKDIFADSYKRSTVVRLYELKRELNKMRMAVAPLQDVLAQLRRYQGELFPDEVKLYIRDVHDHAVRISDVIDTLREMLGTALSVNLSLVTLAQGETVKRLGAWAALLAAPTLITSWYGMNFSHMPELNQPWAYPLMIVGVGGICVGLYRLFKRVKWL; from the coding sequence ATGGCGGGCATGTCATTGCCCGCCTCATTGCCCGCCCCTGCTGCCGCCTCCGCCGCAGCCAATCCCACCTGCGTCATCAACTGCGTCCACTACGATGACGACGGCAAACGCCACGACATCAGCCTGGATGCCATCAGCGATGTCATCGCCAGCAACAACGGCTTCGTCTGGGTCGGCCTGTACGACCCGAACGAAGATGTACTGCTGAAGCTGCAGGAAGAATTCTGCCTGCACGACCTGGCGGTCGAGGATGCACGCAACGCGCACCAGCGCCCCAAGGTGGAGGCCTACGGCAACTCATTGTTCGTGGTGGTGACCACCGCGCAGATGGTTGACGAGCGTATCCAGTACGGCGAGACCCACGCCTTCCTCGGCCCACGGTTCCTGGTGACCGTGCGCCATGGCGCCTCGCTGTCGTACGCGCCGGTGCGCGCACGCGTCGAGCGCGAACCACAACTGCTGAAGATGGGGCCGTCGTACTGCCTGTACGCCGTGGCCGACTTCGTGGTGGACAACTACCTGCCCATCACCAACCGCTTCCGCGACACCCTGGAACTGCTGGAGAAGGACATCTTCGCCGACAGCTACAAGCGCAGCACCGTGGTGCGCCTGTATGAGCTCAAGCGCGAGTTGAACAAGATGCGGATGGCAGTGGCGCCATTGCAGGATGTACTGGCGCAGTTGCGCCGCTACCAGGGCGAACTGTTCCCGGACGAAGTGAAGCTGTATATCCGCGACGTGCACGACCATGCGGTACGCATCAGCGATGTGATCGACACCCTGCGCGAGATGCTGGGCACCGCCTTGAGCGTGAACCTGTCACTGGTGACGCTGGCCCAGGGCGAGACGGTGAAACGGCTGGGTGCATGGGCCGCGCTGCTGGCCGCGCCGACGTTGATCACCAGCTGGTATGGCATGAATTTCAGCCACATGCCGGAACTGAACCAGCCGTGGGCCTACCCGTTGATGATCGTCGGCGTCGGTGGCATCTGCGTCGGCCTGTACCGGCTGTTCAAGCGGGTGAAGTGGTTGTAA
- a CDS encoding HlyC/CorC family transporter, which translates to MSEDDSSSSSVEHSEKKRGWLERLTSAFSGEPHTRDELVAVLHTAQEEGLIAADTLKMMEGAISVAELTVGDVMISRSQMVSLPVEAPFLELMKQVVESGHSRFPVHGENKDDILGVLLAKDLLRGVVADNGPGNVRELLRPAVLIPEAKKLNVLLKEFRLSRNHMAIVVDEYGGVAGLVTIEDVLEQIVGDIDDEHDEAEDFSAQIAIQADGQYVVDALTPIGDFNERFGATFSDEDYDTIGGLVTEAVGHLPEVGDELALDRFMFRVARADARRVQAFHVTVLAPDAQDDA; encoded by the coding sequence ATGTCAGAAGACGACAGTAGTAGCTCCTCCGTGGAGCACAGTGAAAAGAAGCGCGGCTGGCTTGAACGCCTGACGTCCGCTTTTTCCGGCGAACCCCACACCCGCGACGAGCTGGTCGCTGTCCTGCACACCGCGCAGGAAGAAGGGTTGATCGCCGCCGATACCCTGAAGATGATGGAAGGTGCCATTTCGGTAGCCGAGCTGACCGTGGGCGACGTGATGATCTCGCGTTCGCAGATGGTCTCGCTGCCGGTGGAGGCGCCCTTCCTGGAGCTGATGAAGCAGGTGGTCGAGTCCGGCCATTCGCGCTTCCCGGTGCATGGCGAGAACAAGGACGACATCCTCGGCGTGCTGCTGGCCAAGGACCTGCTGCGCGGCGTGGTTGCCGACAATGGTCCGGGCAACGTACGTGAACTGCTGCGCCCGGCGGTGCTGATTCCGGAAGCGAAGAAGCTCAACGTGCTGTTGAAGGAGTTCCGCCTGTCGCGCAACCACATGGCGATCGTGGTGGACGAGTACGGCGGTGTCGCCGGCCTGGTCACCATCGAAGACGTGCTGGAGCAGATCGTCGGCGACATCGACGACGAACACGACGAGGCCGAGGATTTCTCGGCGCAGATCGCCATCCAGGCCGATGGCCAGTACGTGGTGGATGCGCTCACGCCGATCGGCGATTTCAATGAGCGCTTCGGTGCCACCTTCTCCGATGAGGACTACGACACCATCGGCGGCCTGGTGACCGAAGCCGTCGGCCATCTGCCGGAAGTCGGCGATGAACTGGCGTTGGATCGCTTCATGTTCCGTGTGGCCCGCGCCGATGCGCGCCGGGTCCAGGCTTTCCATGTAACGGTGCTGGCACCGGACGCGCAGGACGACGCTTGA
- a CDS encoding HlyD family secretion protein, producing MAVGTWMRRMGLLGSCLLAGCGEAPPAALGTLEWDRISIPAPAAEVISAVDVREGQAVKAGALLMRLDPARGAAQFDAAQAETARVQAQLEELQVGPRPEQIAQAQAQLTALRAQAAEATAYYRRVQPLARQRLVAAADLDRARAAADNAVASVRAAEQAWLELQRGNRREDIAQGQATSRATQAQQVVQAVNLQKLQLRAPRDGVVDALPYRQGDQAPIGAPLVVMLVGERPYARVYLSQPLRLQVKVGQGAQVQLDGANTVLKGHVRSIRSEPSFTPYYALTGDDVSRLSYLAEIEIDDSADTQALPAGLPVQVRF from the coding sequence ATGGCCGTGGGCACGTGGATGCGCAGGATGGGGCTGCTGGGCAGCTGCCTGCTGGCGGGCTGCGGCGAAGCACCGCCGGCGGCACTGGGTACGCTCGAGTGGGACCGGATCAGCATTCCCGCACCGGCGGCGGAAGTGATCAGTGCCGTCGACGTGCGCGAGGGGCAGGCGGTCAAGGCCGGCGCGCTGCTGATGCGCCTGGACCCTGCCCGTGGCGCCGCCCAGTTCGACGCCGCGCAGGCCGAAACCGCCCGCGTGCAGGCACAGCTTGAAGAACTGCAGGTGGGCCCGCGTCCGGAGCAGATCGCCCAGGCGCAGGCACAGCTTACGGCGCTGCGCGCGCAGGCGGCGGAAGCCACCGCGTACTACCGCCGGGTGCAACCGCTGGCCCGTCAGCGGCTGGTCGCTGCCGCCGACCTGGACCGGGCCCGCGCGGCCGCCGACAACGCCGTGGCCAGCGTGCGCGCTGCCGAACAGGCGTGGCTGGAGCTGCAGCGCGGCAACCGTCGTGAGGACATTGCCCAGGGCCAGGCCACCTCCCGGGCAACGCAGGCACAGCAGGTAGTGCAGGCCGTCAACCTGCAGAAGCTGCAGTTGCGCGCGCCGCGCGATGGCGTGGTCGATGCGTTGCCGTACCGGCAGGGCGACCAGGCACCGATCGGTGCGCCGTTGGTGGTGATGCTGGTGGGCGAACGCCCGTATGCGCGCGTGTACCTGTCCCAGCCATTGCGCCTGCAGGTGAAGGTGGGGCAGGGAGCGCAGGTGCAGCTGGATGGCGCGAACACCGTGTTGAAGGGGCATGTGCGGTCGATCCGCAGCGAGCCTTCCTTTACGCCGTACTACGCGTTGACCGGTGATGACGTCTCGCGGCTGAGTTACCTGGCTGAGATCGAGATTGATGACAGTGCGGACACGCAGGCTCTGCCCGCGGGGCTGCCGGTGCAGGTGCGTTTCTGA
- a CDS encoding ABC transporter permease subunit — translation MSPRSAKGLGLGVLLLGFAFLYLPILLLMFYSFNSSRLAMVWAGFSTRAYSDLFADRALMDAMWTSLVVAFWTACTATVLGTLAAMVMTRFKRFRGKPFFGALVTAPLVMPDVILGFSLMALLASMGAIPGFPARGLATIWIAHVTFTLCFVTVVVSSRLQEMDLSLEEAAMDLGASRLTVFGRITLPIIAPALVAGWLLAFTLSLDDVVVASFVATPGSTTLPMKVFASVRMGISPKINALATLLVSAVSIAAVIGWYINARAEKRRQRDLQLARQDNG, via the coding sequence ATGAGCCCGCGTTCTGCCAAAGGCCTAGGGCTGGGCGTGCTGCTGCTCGGCTTCGCCTTCCTGTACCTGCCGATCCTGCTGCTGATGTTCTATTCGTTCAACAGCTCGCGGTTGGCCATGGTCTGGGCCGGGTTCTCCACCCGCGCTTACAGCGATCTGTTTGCCGACCGCGCGCTGATGGATGCGATGTGGACCAGCCTGGTGGTCGCGTTCTGGACCGCCTGTACCGCCACCGTGCTCGGCACGCTGGCGGCGATGGTGATGACCCGCTTCAAGCGCTTCCGCGGCAAGCCGTTTTTCGGTGCGCTGGTGACCGCGCCGCTGGTGATGCCGGACGTGATCCTCGGCTTCTCGCTGATGGCACTGCTGGCCTCGATGGGCGCGATTCCGGGTTTCCCGGCGCGTGGCCTTGCCACCATCTGGATCGCCCACGTCACCTTCACCCTGTGCTTCGTCACCGTGGTGGTGTCCTCGCGCCTGCAGGAGATGGACCTGTCGCTGGAAGAGGCGGCGATGGACCTGGGCGCGAGCCGGCTGACCGTGTTCGGCCGCATCACCCTGCCGATCATCGCGCCGGCGCTGGTGGCCGGCTGGCTGCTCGCCTTCACCCTGTCGCTGGATGACGTAGTGGTGGCCAGCTTCGTCGCCACGCCGGGCTCGACCACGCTGCCGATGAAGGTGTTCGCCTCGGTGCGCATGGGCATCAGCCCGAAGATCAATGCGCTGGCCACGCTGCTGGTGTCGGCGGTGTCGATTGCCGCGGTGATCGGCTGGTACATCAACGCGCGTGCCGAGAAGCGACGCCAGCGCGATCTGCAGCTGGCACGCCAGGACAACGGCTGA